In Silene latifolia isolate original U9 population chromosome X, ASM4854445v1, whole genome shotgun sequence, the following proteins share a genomic window:
- the LOC141622625 gene encoding uncharacterized protein LOC141622625, translating to MTNSTEKPQDSKNESSYNLIHVENTGSKITQIAFNGNNYDEWSQSFKLALLAKGKLGYIDGTITKPSDSDSKFESWRSANALVTLWIYNALESDVRKQIALRPEAKQVWDNIRNRFCQANDARVYRLQAELMACRQGPTESLMAYYGRITTLWDEILENDPLPSCSCDPCRCDWVTVMDARREKKRVRDFLIGLDERFDNARSHILGTNPLPNLNFAYNRLLQEEGVRNLTVQRVDTKPEPMAFVTRVNQGSRGQGGPRNDPPAPSIVRTRCIACNRSGHNYKVCFRVTGLFPEWWGDRPRDRIIVDTSDPNNPVVIKPDRGKERRHNTTNTQPRAHMAAGQSSTPSQQPATSSFDINNMTPAEMVELKHLWESHKSASTDRLNGPFLEDADWSM from the exons ATGacaaattctacagaaaaacctCAAGATTCGAAAAACGAATCCTCATATAATCTCATCCATGTCGAAAATACCGGCAGTAAGATCACTCAAATTGCTTTTAACGGCAATAATTATGATGAATGGTCCCAATCCTTCAAGCTTGCTCTTCTCGCAAAGGGTAAATTGGGATACATCGATGGCACAATCACTAAACCGTCTGATTCGGACTCAAAATTCGAATCATGGCGGTCTGCAAACGCGTTGGTCACTCTTTGGATATATAATGCCCTCGAGTCCGACGTTCGAAAACAGATTGCTCTTCGACCTGAAGCTAAACAGGTATGGGACAACATCCGCAACCGTTTCTGCCAGGCGAATGATGCGCGTGTGTATCGCTTGCAGGCCGAACTAATGGCCTGTCGACAAGGTCCTACGGAGTCATTGATGGCTTACTATGGCCGCATCACCACTCTTTGGGACGAGATTCTTGAGAATGATCCTCTTCCGTCCTGCTCGTGTGACCCCTGCCGATGTGATTGGGTCACAGTTATGGATGCGCGTCGGGAGAAGAAGCGGGTTCGGGATTTCTTAATTGGTCTCGATGAGCGCTTTGACAACGCTAGATCACACATCCTTGGTACCAATCCTCTTCCCAATTTAAATTTTGCTTATAATCGTCTTTTACAGGAAGAAGGTGTTCGTAATTTAACTGTTCAACGCGTCGATACCAAACCTGAACCCATGGCTTTCGTTACTCGCGTTAATCAGGGAAGTCGGGGACAAGGGGGACCTCGTAATGACCCACCTGCTCCTAGCATAGTCAGGACTCGTTGCATCGCTTGTAACCGGTCTGGACATAATTATAAAGTTTGTTTTCGTGTCACCGGACTCTTTCCGGAATGGTGGGGGGACAGACCGCGAGACCGTATTATTGTTGACACTAGTGACCCGAATAATCCCGTGGTTATCAAGCCTGACCGTGGCAAGGAACGCCGCCACAACACGACCAACACACAACCCCGTGCTCACATGGCGGCGGGGCAGTCATCTACTCCTTCTCAACAGCCGGCTACTAGCTCCTTCGACATCAACAATATGACCCCAGCCGAGATGGTAGAGCTCAAACACTTGTGGGAATCACACAAGTCCGCCTCCACTGATCGCCTCAATG GACCGTTCCTCGAGGATGCCGATTGGAGCATGTGA
- the LOC141622624 gene encoding uncharacterized protein LOC141622624, whose translation MTDITMPSTLGFSLCTTHSTFILLDPPGEEAELLRTWAKQNKSLLAGKRQHVFEVRLPEIHRTITRIETLLKKSANNTLQEEHHWLHVTLYQFDPKDVHLYHGCSNCGTGNDEEIGVAYLCNDCLQDNVVSTPRMAATFQVADGTGEYTLSAYTENLEMLLEMKAAAFHSLTEQGKQAYLKDIADKFKTTKLYVKVMPTKALSRTQELKWMLHKISLT comes from the exons ATGACTGACATAACCATGCCATCAACTCTAGGATTTTCCCTTTGTACCACGCATTCAACATTCATCCTGTTAGATCCGCCGGGAGAAGAGGCTGAATTGCTCAGGACTTG GGCCAAGCAAAACAAAAGTCTACTAGCAGGAAAAAGACAACATGTCTTTGAAGTCCGCCTTCCAGAAATCCATCGTACCATAACAAGAATTGAAACACTCCTCAAAAAGAGT GCAAACAACACTTTACAGGAAGAACACCACTGGCTACATGTTACGCTGTACCAGTTTGACCCTAAAGATGTGCACTTGTACCATGGTTGTAGTAATTGTGGCACTGGCAACGATGAAGAGATAGGAGTCGCATATCTGTGTAATGATTGTCTGCAGGACAATGTCGTTTCCACTCCAAG AATGGCAGCAACATTTCAAGTTGCAGACGGAACTGGAGAGTATACTCTATCTGCATACACTGAAAATTTAGAAATGCTTTTGGAAATGAAAGCTGCAGCCTTCCACTCTCTGACTGAACAG GGTAAACAGGCCTATCTCAAAGACATTGCAGACAAATTTAAGACGACTAAGTTGTACGTTAAAGTCATGCCAACTAAGGCTCTCTCTAGAACTCAAGAATTGAAGTGGATGCTCCACAAAATCTCTCTAACCTAA
- the LOC141621019 gene encoding replication protein A 70 kDa DNA-binding subunit B-like — protein sequence MRGTLFGDQISGHQDALVYNGVYEIANAPIRPLPDQYRRDPTELPYTMGFGRQTFIHPLSAPGSCLPEYLCVSQVPKTANSYDIFDVIGTLLYVEPVAREVTSKQGRKNTVREIMITDHGTEQPIVVSAWNELSGNECEQLASLVTSLPVVGFTGLRVSTYRGFSLTGTMSTLIDANPIGPKVDNLKEWVGRSKELLTDLQTRINKVRDPNMPIPIVNLNNLKNKKAKNTLQDERYKLNVTIPAPDFKKINAYLGCSHCGKRTDYAAGESFTCENCTKDGVLSEPRITFNCVVSDGTDQLEITAFTADTTILFQMSASDIFHLQHSLIMRPPRKRIKELSGSTGPYTIRAKVIEKTNVHSEPDGQGLELQIITFQDEEGTKMRTFLHEHELEFFQGVIQDNLEYDISNAKLKLDVDATSENPDGQIYDIFFNIDTIVKPVSGEEAPKALNFVLIGSIPRKVALEDRYDVLGVVIYVDRCCQTTANIERTADACEVMIVDHRSVNSQVDDNIHFYKHKLYHKKTFKSQFIAFARMFGISP from the exons ATGAGAGGCACATTGTTCGGAGATCAGATTTCGGGACACCAAGATGCCCTTGTCTATAATGGGGTTTACGAGATCGCAAATGCTCCCATAAGACCATTGCCAGACCAGTACAGGCGTGATCCTACTGAACTGCCTTACACAATGGGGTTTGGCCGCCAGACATTCATCCACCCACTGTCCGCGCCTGGATCATGCCTCCCAGAATACCTATGTGTCTCTCAAGTACCAAAGACAGCTAACTCTTATGACATATTTG ATGTCATTGGAACACTACTCTATGTGGAGCCAGTCGCGCGAGAAGTCACTTCTAAACAAGGTCGTAAGAACACTGTCAGAGAGATTATGATTACTGACCATGG GACTGAGCAACCAATTGTAGTATCTGCGTGGAATGAACTATCTGGTAACGAATGTGAACAACTTGCATCGTTGGTCACCTCACTACCAGTTGTTGGATTCACAGGTTTACGGGTTTCTACTTATAGAG GGTTCTCTTTGACAGGCACCATGTCAACGCTAATTGATGCAAACCCTATAGGGCCTAAGGTAGATAACCTTAAAGAATG GGTGGGTCGTAGCAAGGAACTTCTGACCGATCTTCAAACACGAATCAACAAAGTGAGGGATCCTAACATGCCGATTCCCATTGTGAACCTcaataatctgaaaaataaaaag GCCAAGAACACACTTCAGGATGAGCGCTACAAACTGAATGTAACCATACCTGCTCCAGATTTTAAAAAAATTAACGCATATTTAGGATGCTCCCACTGCGGCAAAAGGACAGATTATGCAGCTGGAGAGTCCTTCACATgcgagaattgtacaaaagacgGAGTATTGTCTGAGCCACG GATCACATTCAATTGTGTAGTATCTGATGGCACTGACCAATTGGAAATTACAGCATTTACAGCAGACACTACAATTCTATTCCAGATGTCTGCATCAGATATATTCCACCTTCAGCACTCG CTCATCATGAGGCCTCCGCGAAAGCGCATCAAGGAACTTTCAGGATCAACTGGCCCCTACACTATTAGAGCTAAAGTCATTGAAAAAACAAATGTGCATTCTGAACCAGATGGCCAAGGCTTGGAGCTACAAATAATTACATTCCAAGATGAAGAG GGTACTAAAATGAGGACTTTCCTACACGAACATGAGCTAGAATTTTTTCAAGGCGTTATTCAGGACAACCTAGAATACGACATCTCTAATGCAAAACTAAAGTTAGACGTTGATGCAACTTCAGAGAATCCTGATGGTCAGATTTATGACATCTTTTTCAACATAGATACCATTGTCAAACCTGTATCTGGTGAAGAAGCTCCTAAGGCACTTAATTTCGTATTAATTGGATCAATACCCAGAAAAGTAGCACTTGAAGACCGCTATG ATGTGCTAGGAGTTGTTATATATGTTGACCGATGCTGCCAAACCACTGCCAACATAGAGCGGACAGCCGATGCTTGTGAAGTAATGATTGTCGATCACAGGTCAGTGAATTCTCAAGTTGATGATAATATCCACTTTTATAAACACAAACTATATCACAAAAAAACTTTTAAATCGCAATTT ATCGCCTTTGCAAGAATGTTTGGCATCAGTCCATAG